The proteins below are encoded in one region of Gopherus flavomarginatus isolate rGopFla2 chromosome 12, rGopFla2.mat.asm, whole genome shotgun sequence:
- the MRPL38 gene encoding 39S ribosomal protein L38, mitochondrial isoform X1, translating to MAAPILRAALYGTRAGRAFGTAAALCKRAAPLGPMPNEDIDVSNLETLEKYRSFTRYFKVAEKESKKTPWWQTYRKHVTPEQDEEAKIDIGLPYYRPSRAKQLKERKEILKQNRQSMEMERASRLKTLVIPLDEVKAEWEKTNGLLHKQRVAEHYGIYRDMFDEATFVPRVVLRIEYNLDDEHVMPVCHGNFVTPTEASSSPEVIYEADEGSLWTLLLTNLDGHLRDADSEYIHWLVTNIPGNNVDSGTEICHYFPPFPAKGTGYHRFVFLLFKQDRPIDFTEDVRPTPCHSLKMRTFKTFDFYKKHQNDMTPAGLAFFQCQWDDSVTHVFHNHLNMKEPVFEFVRPPVYHPPQKKFPHLQPLRYLDRYRDSHEPTYGIY from the exons ATGGCGGCGCCCATACTGCGCGCGGCGCTGTACGGAACACGGGCCGGGCGGGCGTTCGGTACCGCTG CTGCTCTCTGCAAGCGGGCAGCCCCTCTAGGGCCAATGCCTAATGAAGACATAGATGTCAGCAACTTGGAGACATTGGAGAAATACCGCAGCTTCACTCGGTATTTCAAAGTGGCTGAAAAGGAGAGTAAGAAGACTCCCTGGTGGCAAACATACAGGAAGCATGTCACACCAGAGCAAG ATGAAGAGGCAAAGATAGACATTGGCCTGCCTTACTACAGACCATCACGGGCAAAGCAACTGAAGGAGAGAAAAGAGATATTGAAACAGAACCGCCAGAGCATGGAAATGGAAAGAGCATCCCGCCTCAAGACGT TGGTGATTCCACTTGACGAAGTCAAGGCAGAGTGGGAGAAAACCAATGGCCTGTTGCATAAGCAGCGTGTCGCCGAGCACTACGGGATATACCGCGATATGTTTGATGAAGCCACGTTCGTCCCCAGAGTGGTTCTGCGGATAGAATACAACCTAGATGACGAGCATGTCATGCCAGTATGTCATGGGAACTTTGTGACACCCACCGAG GCTTCCAGTTCCCCAGAAGTAATATATGAGGCAGATGAAGGCTCCCTGTGGACTCTGCTGCTCACTAATCTGG ATGGACACCTGAGAGATGCTGATTCTGAGTACATTCACTGGCTGGT GACCAACATTCCAGGCAACAATGTAGATTCAGGGACAGAGATTTGCCATTActtccccccattccctgccaaggGAACTGGCTACCACCGTTTCGTCTTCCTCCTCTTCAAGCAGGACCGACCGATCGATTTCACTGAAGATGTTCGGCCGACCCCATG CCACAGTCTCAAGATGAGAACCTTCAAGACATTTGACTTCTACAAGAAGCACCAGAACGATATGACCCCAGCTGGGCTGGCATTTTTCCAGTGCCAATGGGATGATTCCGTTACTCACGTCTTTCACAACCATCTCA ACATGAAGGAGCCAGTGTTTGAGTTTGTGCGGCCCCCTGTGTATCACCCCCCTCAGAAGAAGTTTCCACACCTGCAGCCTCTGAGGTACCTGGATAGGTATAGGGACAGCCACGAGCCCACGTATGGCATTTACTAA
- the MRPL38 gene encoding 39S ribosomal protein L38, mitochondrial isoform X2 encodes MAAPILRAALYGTRAGRAFGTAAALCKRAAPLGPMPNEDIDVSNLETLEKYRSFTRYFKVAEKESKKTPWWQTYRKHVTPEQVVIPLDEVKAEWEKTNGLLHKQRVAEHYGIYRDMFDEATFVPRVVLRIEYNLDDEHVMPVCHGNFVTPTEASSSPEVIYEADEGSLWTLLLTNLDGHLRDADSEYIHWLVTNIPGNNVDSGTEICHYFPPFPAKGTGYHRFVFLLFKQDRPIDFTEDVRPTPCHSLKMRTFKTFDFYKKHQNDMTPAGLAFFQCQWDDSVTHVFHNHLNMKEPVFEFVRPPVYHPPQKKFPHLQPLRYLDRYRDSHEPTYGIY; translated from the exons ATGGCGGCGCCCATACTGCGCGCGGCGCTGTACGGAACACGGGCCGGGCGGGCGTTCGGTACCGCTG CTGCTCTCTGCAAGCGGGCAGCCCCTCTAGGGCCAATGCCTAATGAAGACATAGATGTCAGCAACTTGGAGACATTGGAGAAATACCGCAGCTTCACTCGGTATTTCAAAGTGGCTGAAAAGGAGAGTAAGAAGACTCCCTGGTGGCAAACATACAGGAAGCATGTCACACCAGAGCAAG TGGTGATTCCACTTGACGAAGTCAAGGCAGAGTGGGAGAAAACCAATGGCCTGTTGCATAAGCAGCGTGTCGCCGAGCACTACGGGATATACCGCGATATGTTTGATGAAGCCACGTTCGTCCCCAGAGTGGTTCTGCGGATAGAATACAACCTAGATGACGAGCATGTCATGCCAGTATGTCATGGGAACTTTGTGACACCCACCGAG GCTTCCAGTTCCCCAGAAGTAATATATGAGGCAGATGAAGGCTCCCTGTGGACTCTGCTGCTCACTAATCTGG ATGGACACCTGAGAGATGCTGATTCTGAGTACATTCACTGGCTGGT GACCAACATTCCAGGCAACAATGTAGATTCAGGGACAGAGATTTGCCATTActtccccccattccctgccaaggGAACTGGCTACCACCGTTTCGTCTTCCTCCTCTTCAAGCAGGACCGACCGATCGATTTCACTGAAGATGTTCGGCCGACCCCATG CCACAGTCTCAAGATGAGAACCTTCAAGACATTTGACTTCTACAAGAAGCACCAGAACGATATGACCCCAGCTGGGCTGGCATTTTTCCAGTGCCAATGGGATGATTCCGTTACTCACGTCTTTCACAACCATCTCA ACATGAAGGAGCCAGTGTTTGAGTTTGTGCGGCCCCCTGTGTATCACCCCCCTCAGAAGAAGTTTCCACACCTGCAGCCTCTGAGGTACCTGGATAGGTATAGGGACAGCCACGAGCCCACGTATGGCATTTACTAA